From the Helicobacter sp. MIT 05-5293 genome, one window contains:
- a CDS encoding FAD-dependent oxidoreductase encodes MFFKSYTEKLWGIKCKELDSDFAAQRIKGLNLYEAIKSAFFGDKNKKHKTLVDAFNYPKKGCGVVYENMKNEILKKGGKIHLNCKVLGIKTKNKKAYSILTDKGEYQADIIVSSAPFKEMVCSLGELDKDITDLASKLKFRNTILVYVEADSETKLFEDNWIYVHSPHVQTGRITNFANWTKDLQCGRKENILALEYWANDDEKLWNLSDEELINIAKKDLIDSALLKPQDIKRSFVLKLHKSYPVYERGYKENLNKIYTALDSFSHLYFIGRNGSFKYNNQDHSILMGLACADKILGKAVNLWHINTDYDYQEDSHIPESAANDKR; translated from the coding sequence ATCTTTTTTAAATCCTACACAGAAAAGCTTTGGGGTATCAAATGTAAGGAGCTTGATTCAGACTTTGCCGCACAAAGAATCAAAGGCTTAAACCTCTACGAAGCTATCAAATCCGCATTTTTCGGTGATAAAAATAAAAAACACAAAACCCTTGTCGATGCTTTTAATTATCCCAAAAAGGGCTGTGGGGTTGTGTATGAAAATATGAAAAACGAAATCCTTAAAAAAGGTGGGAAAATCCATTTAAATTGCAAGGTCTTAGGCATCAAGACGAAAAATAAAAAAGCTTATAGTATCCTCACCGATAAGGGCGAATACCAAGCTGACATTATTGTCTCAAGTGCGCCTTTTAAAGAAATGGTTTGTTCTCTTGGTGAATTAGACAAAGACATCACGGATCTAGCCTCAAAACTTAAGTTTCGCAATACGATTTTAGTCTATGTCGAGGCAGATTCTGAAACGAAGCTTTTTGAAGATAATTGGATTTATGTGCATTCTCCTCATGTCCAAACTGGTCGGATTACAAACTTTGCAAATTGGACAAAAGACCTACAATGTGGCAGGAAGGAAAACATACTTGCTTTAGAATATTGGGCAAATGATGATGAAAAATTATGGAATCTTAGCGATGAAGAACTTATCAATATCGCCAAAAAAGATTTAATCGATTCTGCTCTTCTCAAACCACAAGATATTAAACGAAGCTTTGTCCTAAAATTGCACAAAAGTTACCCCGTGTATGAACGAGGATATAAAGAGAATCTCAATAAAATCTATACTGCCCTTGATAGCTTTTCTCATCTGTATTTTATCGGGCGCAATGGTAGCTTTAAATACAACAATCAAGACCATAGCATTTTAATGGGCTTAGCCTGTGCTGATAA
- a CDS encoding FAD-dependent oxidoreductase: MSKVIIIGAGPAGLSCARILAEKGFEVEIFESDSQVGGMSKSFELFSQIVDIGPHRFFSKDKRINDFWLSHTYGEFEQVSRLTRIFYQRKFFYYPLRGFDALFKLGVFESCLCVLSFLRAKIFKAIKTDKKVTGGGAREL, translated from the coding sequence ATGTCAAAAGTCATCATTATTGGTGCAGGTCCAGCAGGGCTTAGTTGTGCAAGAATCTTAGCAGAGAAAGGCTTTGAAGTAGAAATCTTTGAATCAGATTCGCAAGTCGGTGGAATGAGCAAGAGTTTTGAGCTTTTTTCGCAGATTGTCGATATTGGTCCTCATCGATTCTTTAGCAAAGACAAACGCATTAACGACTTTTGGCTTTCTCATACTTATGGTGAATTTGAACAAGTCTCCCGCCTTACACGCATTTTTTATCAACGAAAGTTTTTTTACTATCCGCTTAGAGGGTTTGATGCACTTTTTAAACTTGGTGTTTTTGAATCTTGTCTCTGTGTCTTAAGTTTTTTACGCGCAAAAATATTTAAAGCTATAAAGACTGATAAAAAAGTAACGGGGGGGGGGGCAAGAGAACTCTAA
- a CDS encoding VWA domain-containing protein, with translation MRHICKWSFILGVVCVIFLGGCGDKNTESGELEETEAQQYVFEDEADASLQLMSNLATMKTAREALHDSYDTNSFAHKDENAFKLVSNAPLSTFGSDVDTASYAIVRKAIESGEFPQKGAVRIEELLNNFTYHYPSPKDSVPLSIDASISDALWNPHHKVLRIGIQAKEIDWTKRKPFNLIFLIDTSGSMEGADRLGLVKKSLKMLVENLNPNDSIGIVTYAGASSVSLQPTTDKLKALHAIESLVAIGSTNGGSGIKDAYALAKEHFIKGGVNRVILATDGDFNVGITSESELVELIKQQAQSGVYLSVFGYGMGNYKDSTLQKLADSGNGNYAYIDTLLEAKKHLVEQVGATLVAVAKDVKIQVEFNPVKVSSYRLIGYEKRLLNDEDFNNDDKDAGEMGAGHSVTALYELIPTETQNADSQNPTLGKDAKGMIDPLKYSQNIANKGFESEWVSVKVRYKEPSNLANAQEKSMLLEKVVRESDVSKDGSADMRFAQCVAEFGMLLLDSEHKGNASYESILKVLEEKGVSDDVYRKEFIGLVAKASRLSPKPSH, from the coding sequence ATGAGACATATTTGCAAATGGAGTTTTATTCTAGGGGTGGTGTGTGTAATATTTTTAGGTGGGTGTGGTGATAAAAATACAGAATCTGGGGAGTTGGAAGAAACTGAAGCACAACAATATGTGTTTGAAGATGAAGCAGATGCAAGTTTGCAGCTGATGTCGAATTTAGCTACTATGAAGACTGCCCGAGAAGCTCTGCACGATTCTTATGATACCAATAGCTTTGCGCATAAAGATGAAAACGCTTTTAAGCTCGTTTCTAATGCGCCTCTTAGCACTTTTGGCTCTGATGTGGATACTGCTTCTTATGCTATTGTGCGTAAAGCCATAGAGAGTGGAGAATTCCCTCAAAAAGGAGCGGTGCGTATCGAAGAATTGCTCAATAATTTTACATACCATTACCCCTCTCCTAAAGATTCTGTGCCTCTTAGCATTGATGCCTCAATCAGTGATGCGTTATGGAATCCTCATCACAAAGTCTTGCGAATCGGCATTCAAGCTAAAGAGATTGATTGGACAAAGCGAAAGCCTTTTAATCTGATATTTTTGATTGATACTTCCGGTTCTATGGAGGGTGCGGATCGCTTGGGGCTTGTCAAAAAATCCCTCAAAATGCTTGTTGAGAATCTTAATCCTAACGATAGTATCGGCATTGTAACCTATGCGGGAGCATCTTCGGTGTCCTTGCAGCCGACTACAGATAAGCTCAAAGCCCTTCACGCAATAGAATCACTCGTTGCGATAGGATCTACTAATGGCGGCTCTGGTATCAAAGATGCCTACGCACTTGCAAAGGAGCATTTTATCAAAGGAGGTGTGAATCGTGTGATTCTCGCGACTGATGGAGATTTTAATGTCGGTATCACTTCAGAATCTGAACTTGTTGAGCTTATCAAGCAGCAAGCACAAAGTGGCGTGTATCTCTCGGTATTTGGTTATGGTATGGGGAATTATAAAGATTCTACATTGCAAAAACTCGCCGATTCAGGTAATGGAAACTATGCTTATATTGACACACTTTTGGAGGCGAAAAAGCATTTGGTGGAGCAGGTGGGAGCGACTCTTGTCGCAGTAGCAAAAGATGTCAAGATTCAAGTAGAATTTAATCCAGTTAAAGTCTCTTCTTATCGGTTGATTGGTTATGAAAAAAGGCTACTAAATGATGAGGATTTCAATAATGATGACAAAGACGCGGGTGAAATGGGTGCGGGACATTCAGTAACGGCTCTTTATGAGCTGATTCCGACAGAAACTCAAAATGCAGATTCTCAAAACCCTACATTGGGCAAAGATGCAAAAGGTATGATTGATCCGCTAAAATATAGCCAAAATATCGCAAATAAAGGATTTGAATCAGAATGGGTAAGTGTGAAAGTGCGATATAAAGAGCCAAGTAATCTTGCGAATGCTCAAGAGAAAAGTATGCTACTTGAAAAAGTCGTGCGTGAAAGCGATGTGAGCAAAGATGGCAGTGCAGATATGCGTTTTGCGCAATGTGTGGCGGAGTTTGGTATGTTGCTTTTAGATTCTGAACACAAAGGAAATGCAAGTTATGAAAGTATCTTAAAAGTGTTAGAAGAAAAAGGTGTGAGCGATGATGTGTATCGGAAGGAATTTATCGGGCTTGTCGCAAAGGCATCACGACTAAGCCCTAAGCCATCGCATTAA
- a CDS encoding helix-turn-helix domain-containing protein, protein MQEKKDYCSPCPVETTLNLIGNKWKFLIIRDLLENTRRFGELKKSISATKNQSISQKVLTQNLRELESAKLVKRKVYAEVPPRVEYKLTELGQSLKAVIESLEEWGEYYKNLTIMGQDSIQDSIHA, encoded by the coding sequence ATGCAAGAAAAAAAAGATTATTGTTCGCCATGCCCTGTCGAAACCACGCTCAACCTGATTGGCAACAAATGGAAATTCTTGATTATCCGCGATTTGCTGGAGAATACGCGGCGATTTGGCGAGCTAAAAAAGAGCATTAGCGCAACCAAAAACCAGAGCATTTCGCAAAAGGTTCTGACACAAAACCTGCGTGAGCTAGAAAGCGCAAAGCTTGTCAAACGCAAAGTCTATGCCGAGGTCCCCCCAAGGGTAGAATATAAGCTTACCGAGCTAGGGCAGAGCCTTAAAGCTGTGATTGAGAGCTTGGAAGAATGGGGGGAGTATTATAAGAATCTTACGATTATGGGGCAAGATTCTATTCAAGATTCTATACACGCTTAA
- a CDS encoding NAD(P)-dependent oxidoreductase, with translation MKIAILAASGRVGRLITDEALAKGYAVSAFVRDSKKLSPKPNLTIVQKDIFSLNANDLQGFDVIIDCFGEWKQLDLHKKHIEHLVKILAGNKAKLLVVGGAGSLYMDKSHTTQLIDTPNFPDEYKPLANAQTEGLKVLRGVSDINWVFVSPPAEFIADAPKTGKYKIIGEEFEVNDKGESKASYADYASAMIEIAENPKYSKQRVGVIGL, from the coding sequence ATGAAAATAGCAATCTTAGCAGCAAGTGGTAGAGTGGGCAGGCTCATCACCGATGAAGCCCTTGCCAAAGGTTACGCGGTTAGCGCGTTTGTGCGCGATAGCAAGAAGCTTAGTCCAAAGCCCAATTTAACTATCGTCCAAAAAGACATCTTTAGCCTAAACGCAAATGATTTACAAGGTTTTGATGTGATTATCGATTGTTTTGGCGAATGGAAGCAGCTTGATTTGCACAAAAAACACATCGAACATCTTGTGAAGATTCTAGCAGGAAACAAAGCGAAGCTCCTTGTCGTTGGTGGCGCGGGCAGCCTCTATATGGACAAATCACACACCACACAGCTTATCGACACACCCAACTTCCCCGATGAATACAAGCCTTTGGCAAACGCACAAACAGAGGGACTTAAAGTTTTACGCGGTGTTTCAGATATTAATTGGGTGTTTGTAAGCCCACCGGCTGAATTTATCGCTGATGCGCCCAAAACCGGAAAATATAAAATCATTGGCGAAGAATTTGAAGTCAATGACAAAGGCGAAAGCAAAGCAAGCTATGCCGACTATGCAAGTGCGATGATTGAAATTGCAGAGAATCCAAAATATAGCAAACAACGTGTGGGTGTGATAGGGTTATAA
- a CDS encoding TonB-dependent receptor: MTIKVSPITLSMIMLTLTFADENLSRPYPPTDTESLSSLQTYKLEHSIAIGSPLESDVVNIPGHISVIESEEIHKSPNTKITDIVKKTAGVRIDNDTNFNPRPKIKIRGINYGTLVMLDGLILSDLEGENRIINQIFLEDIQRVEIARGSYSNLYGTGAIGGVINFITAMPNTFEASLITGYGTEFQSHTADKNLFKLYVSIGDAFFNKRLRVKFNAGYKGSGGYPSFPTYFAAGDSTAQDNNMNGFFIDKAGQTIIGTGGDRDYHIYDTRFKAEYDISDADMLSLMLGFSSYDYSFKNFISYLKDAQGNPTDLIDNKDYFVGSGLGGKGRYSHLYGNLTYTHNFTDSLLKIALSSMNLFSIWQDALQGSADRFGGAGSTQDTDSSSNYLDVIYQSEFFSRHKLAIASQFRYYTYTQDQRNMTNWLINSTRTDSRRKFGNEAFVASMYANWEAQWLDNLSTNLGVRYDYWHNFNGYLINNLVTPNDRKDNINNTESIFSPKFSISYTPLEILLFKASIGSGFRMPTMRDMYQFTHASNYWELNPDLKKESALSFDIGAELRTQYITTSLYYYQLEMRDMIYRSGKGSKNDPWRYINAGKGRINGIEYSAFVPLWSDFILEGNYTLTLAKVLENPARPQSVGKQLIGVPKHMANIALHYMPKYGLYASVWAYYTPAFYNDDVNSTPLSDTYGYYESQFSLNAKIGYIWKMGLDASLSFFNLTNNRYYDFYRVAGASFYAQVGYKF; this comes from the coding sequence ATGACTATCAAAGTCTCTCCTATCACGCTTTCTATGATAATGCTGACACTAACTTTCGCTGATGAAAATCTCTCTCGCCCTTATCCACCAACAGACACAGAATCCCTATCGTCCCTGCAAACCTACAAATTAGAACATTCTATTGCTATTGGCTCACCCTTAGAAAGTGATGTAGTCAATATCCCCGGTCATATTTCAGTCATAGAATCTGAAGAGATTCACAAATCACCAAATACCAAAATCACTGATATTGTCAAAAAAACTGCAGGTGTGAGGATTGATAATGACACAAACTTTAATCCACGCCCCAAAATCAAGATTCGCGGGATTAATTATGGCACATTAGTTATGCTTGATGGACTGATTCTAAGCGATCTTGAGGGTGAAAATCGCATCATCAATCAAATATTCCTCGAAGACATACAAAGAGTAGAAATTGCTCGAGGTTCTTATTCAAATCTCTATGGGACAGGTGCGATTGGTGGAGTGATTAATTTTATCACAGCAATGCCCAACACTTTCGAGGCATCACTCATCACAGGATACGGCACAGAATTTCAATCTCACACTGCCGATAAGAATCTGTTTAAACTCTATGTGAGTATTGGTGATGCGTTTTTTAATAAACGATTGCGTGTAAAATTTAATGCAGGATATAAAGGCAGTGGTGGTTATCCGAGCTTCCCGACTTATTTTGCCGCAGGTGATTCTACTGCTCAAGATAATAATATGAATGGATTTTTTATTGATAAAGCAGGGCAAACGATTATCGGAACAGGGGGAGATAGAGATTATCACATTTATGACACGCGCTTCAAAGCAGAATACGATATAAGTGATGCAGATATGCTAAGTTTGATGCTCGGATTCTCAAGCTATGACTATAGCTTCAAAAATTTTATCAGCTACCTTAAAGACGCGCAAGGCAATCCTACCGACCTCATCGACAATAAAGACTATTTTGTCGGCTCGGGACTTGGAGGCAAGGGAAGATATTCACATTTGTATGGGAATCTCACCTACACGCACAACTTTACAGATTCTCTACTCAAAATCGCTCTCTCTTCAATGAATCTCTTCAGTATTTGGCAGGACGCCTTGCAAGGAAGTGCGGACAGATTTGGCGGAGCAGGCAGCACACAAGACACGGATTCAAGCAGTAATTATCTTGATGTGATTTATCAAAGCGAATTTTTTTCGCGACACAAACTCGCAATTGCTTCACAATTTCGTTACTATACTTACACACAAGATCAAAGGAATATGACAAATTGGCTCATTAACAGCACACGCACAGATTCTCGGCGCAAGTTTGGGAATGAAGCCTTTGTCGCCTCAATGTATGCGAATTGGGAAGCACAATGGCTTGATAACCTTAGCACAAATCTCGGTGTGCGTTATGACTATTGGCATAATTTCAACGGCTATCTGATTAATAATTTAGTTACACCTAACGACAGAAAAGACAATATCAACAATACAGAATCTATCTTTAGCCCAAAATTTAGCATCAGCTACACACCCTTAGAGATTCTATTATTCAAAGCAAGTATCGGGAGTGGATTTAGAATGCCTACTATGCGTGATATGTATCAATTCACGCATGCGAGCAATTATTGGGAGCTCAATCCGGACTTAAAAAAAGAAAGTGCGCTAAGCTTTGATATTGGGGCAGAACTTCGCACACAATATATCACGACAAGTTTGTATTATTATCAGCTTGAAATGAGGGATATGATCTATCGTTCCGGTAAAGGTAGCAAAAATGACCCTTGGCGGTATATCAACGCTGGTAAAGGGCGTATCAATGGTATCGAATACAGCGCATTTGTGCCTTTATGGAGTGATTTTATTTTAGAGGGGAATTACACACTCACTCTTGCTAAAGTGTTAGAGAATCCTGCACGACCTCAATCTGTGGGCAAACAGCTCATTGGAGTGCCCAAACACATGGCAAATATCGCATTGCATTATATGCCAAAATATGGTTTATACGCCTCTGTATGGGCATATTATACGCCTGCATTTTATAATGATGATGTCAATTCTACGCCCCTAAGCGACACTTATGGGTATTATGAAAGTCAATTTAGTCTCAATGCCAAAATAGGCTATATATGGAAAATGGGGTTAGATGCCTCCCTTAGCTTTTTTAATCTCACAAATAACCGCTATTATGATTTTTATCGTGTGGCTGGAGCGAGCTTTTACGCACAAGTAGGATATAAATTTTAG
- the gdhA gene encoding NADP-specific glutamate dehydrogenase has protein sequence MSYASNVLSRIKAQYPAQVLFHQAVEEVFESLKPALDKDKKYEEYAILERLSMPDREIHFRVSWVDDQGKIQTNRGYRIEFNAAIGPYKGGLRFHPSVNEGVIKFLGFEQILKNSLTTLAMGGAKGGSDFDPKGKSEGEMMRFCQAFMNELYRHIGATTDVPAGDIGVGGREIGYLFGQYKKLTNCYEGVLTGKALAWGGSLVRTEATGYGCVYFAQEMLKARGETLEGKVCTVSGAGNVAIYTVEKLLQLGAKPVTVSDSQGMIYDEQGIDLELLKEVKEVKRASLTEYAKAKPSAKYTKVSDYPAGTNAVWSIPCFAAFPSATQNELNEKDAKNLLQNGCKCVSEGANMPSTIEAVHQFINAKICYGPGKAANAGGVAVSGLEMAQNASMNPWSFETVDNRLHSIMESIFTNVSQTAQEFGDPTNFVLGANIAGFRKVAGAMIDQGVI, from the coding sequence ATGTCTTATGCCAGCAATGTCCTCAGTCGCATCAAAGCGCAATACCCAGCACAAGTGCTTTTTCATCAAGCAGTAGAGGAAGTTTTTGAATCTTTAAAACCTGCTCTTGATAAAGATAAAAAATACGAAGAGTATGCTATTTTAGAGCGTCTGTCTATGCCTGATAGAGAGATTCATTTTCGTGTGAGCTGGGTTGATGATCAGGGCAAAATCCAAACTAATCGCGGCTATCGCATCGAATTTAATGCTGCCATAGGACCTTACAAAGGTGGTTTGCGCTTTCACCCAAGCGTAAATGAAGGTGTCATTAAATTCTTAGGTTTTGAGCAGATTCTCAAAAATTCACTTACCACACTTGCAATGGGTGGAGCAAAAGGAGGAAGTGATTTTGACCCTAAAGGTAAAAGTGAAGGAGAAATGATGCGCTTTTGCCAAGCCTTTATGAACGAGCTTTATCGACATATCGGTGCTACTACCGATGTCCCTGCAGGAGACATTGGCGTAGGTGGTAGAGAAATCGGCTATCTTTTTGGGCAATACAAAAAACTCACAAACTGCTATGAAGGCGTTTTGACAGGAAAAGCTTTAGCATGGGGCGGAAGCCTAGTGCGCACAGAAGCCACAGGTTATGGCTGTGTATATTTTGCACAAGAAATGCTCAAAGCACGCGGAGAAACTTTAGAGGGTAAAGTTTGCACCGTCTCTGGAGCAGGTAATGTCGCCATTTATACCGTGGAAAAGCTCTTGCAATTAGGTGCAAAACCTGTAACCGTGAGCGATTCTCAAGGAATGATTTATGATGAGCAAGGCATTGATTTAGAACTTCTTAAAGAGGTAAAAGAAGTCAAACGCGCTTCACTCACAGAATACGCTAAAGCAAAACCAAGCGCAAAATATACAAAAGTGAGTGATTATCCTGCAGGCACTAACGCTGTATGGTCAATCCCTTGCTTTGCTGCTTTCCCTAGCGCGACACAAAATGAACTAAACGAAAAAGACGCAAAAAATCTACTTCAAAATGGCTGTAAATGTGTGAGTGAAGGTGCAAATATGCCTTCTACTATCGAAGCAGTGCATCAATTCATTAATGCCAAAATCTGCTATGGACCGGGCAAAGCAGCAAATGCTGGAGGTGTAGCAGTGAGTGGGCTAGAAATGGCACAAAATGCAAGTATGAATCCTTGGAGTTTTGAGACCGTGGATAATCGTTTGCATAGTATTATGGAAAGCATCTTTACTAATGTTAGCCAAACCGCACAAGAATTTGGCGATCCTACAAACTTTGTGCTTGGCGCAAATATCGCTGGATTCAGAAAGGTTGCTGGAGCGATGATCGATCAAGGTGTGATTTAA
- the recO gene encoding recombination protein RecO, producing the protein MQGYILNMQKSRAEDLIVRILTPTQIKTLYRFYGTRHSIINLGRKIDFEEEKNLTFLPKLKHILHLAHKWENDKERYYVWQRFIALLNKHLSDIYTIEEFYFQMLENGANKLNVQNPKRVAIEMYAQMLAFEGRINQISHQYHQDTNHNEQHLCFICGEQIHDEIALGRAFLFAHHSCIGGEIFDKAKILSFLQTQSSIHLEDDEVLSLWEILGLGM; encoded by the coding sequence TTGCAGGGTTATATCTTGAATATGCAAAAAAGTCGAGCCGAAGACCTTATCGTTAGAATCCTCACACCAACCCAAATCAAAACACTTTATCGATTCTATGGGACGCGTCATAGCATCATCAACCTTGGGCGTAAAATCGACTTTGAAGAAGAAAAAAACCTTACCTTTCTCCCCAAGCTCAAACACATCTTACACCTTGCGCACAAATGGGAAAACGACAAAGAGCGTTATTATGTTTGGCAACGATTTATCGCACTTTTAAACAAACATCTCTCTGATATTTATACTATCGAAGAATTCTACTTCCAAATGCTTGAAAACGGAGCAAATAAGCTCAATGTCCAGAATCCCAAACGCGTTGCTATCGAAATGTATGCCCAAATGCTTGCCTTTGAGGGTAGGATTAATCAAATATCGCATCAATACCATCAAGACACAAATCACAATGAGCAACATTTATGCTTTATATGCGGTGAGCAAATCCACGATGAAATCGCTTTGGGAAGAGCTTTTTTATTTGCTCATCATTCTTGTATCGGTGGAGAAATCTTTGACAAAGCAAAGATTCTCTCTTTCCTCCAAACACAATCTAGTATTCATTTAGAAGACGATGAAGTCTTATCACTTTGGGAAATATTGGGACTTGGAATGTAA
- a CDS encoding inositol monophosphatase family protein: protein MEKLNLSVFVKNASLATQKIIHTLKNMTPDLYVYHQKGAGGDVSIGADLVSEKIYMDFLLPLAHIDSEESGRILSPSQTQDTIILDPLDGSDNFLSHIPYYGSSLALCDEMGNVKESVVFNFCTGEGIARIHQSKKCFRFCIDEILKGDFAANLLALQQKDHFSESVLGNVKCGIFEKAYVNPHFAHLLYENKIKFRSLGASALSIANAHRANFMLFLGNIRAFDSKAGIFLCEDLHHKHTADYLLISRDKHIFDMIHQLLLKEQYGLGKFF, encoded by the coding sequence TTGGAGAAGTTAAATTTGAGTGTGTTTGTCAAGAATGCGTCTCTTGCAACTCAAAAAATCATACATACCCTTAAAAACATGACCCCCGACCTCTATGTGTATCATCAAAAGGGAGCGGGAGGCGATGTGAGTATCGGTGCAGATTTAGTGAGTGAAAAAATCTATATGGATTTTTTGTTGCCTCTAGCACATATTGATTCTGAAGAGAGTGGGAGAATCCTTTCGCCTAGTCAAACGCAAGATACGATCATTTTAGACCCTCTTGATGGGAGTGATAATTTTCTTTCACATATTCCTTATTATGGCTCGTCTTTGGCGTTATGTGATGAAATGGGTAATGTCAAAGAATCTGTCGTATTTAATTTTTGCACAGGAGAGGGGATTGCTCGTATTCATCAATCCAAAAAGTGCTTTCGATTCTGTATTGATGAGATTCTGAAGGGTGATTTTGCAGCTAACCTCCTTGCCTTGCAGCAAAAGGATCATTTTTCAGAATCTGTATTGGGAAATGTAAAATGTGGCATTTTTGAAAAAGCTTATGTAAATCCTCATTTTGCACATCTGCTTTATGAAAATAAGATAAAATTTCGTTCTTTAGGTGCGAGTGCATTATCAATTGCCAATGCACACCGTGCCAATTTTATGCTTTTTTTAGGTAATATTCGTGCATTTGATAGTAAAGCAGGCATATTTTTATGTGAAGATTTGCATCATAAACACACCGCGGATTATCTACTTATAAGCAGAGATAAGCATATTTTTGATATGATTCACCAACTTTTATTAAAGGAGCAATATGGGCTTGGGAAATTTTTTTAA
- the accD gene encoding acetyl-CoA carboxylase, carboxyltransferase subunit beta produces MGLGNFFKGKKEDTRLEKSETPNHWLKCPSCNAMMYFKEVFSQSHICPKCNYHFKISAEERLELLCDKDTFIEYDKDLKPIDPLEFVDKKSYKKRVQEGEEKTGRPSSVIAGEAFIDGVEMQIVLFDFAFMAGSLGSVEGEKIVRAIDRAVMKRQSLVIFSTSGGARMQESTFSLMQMAKTSAALNKLADAKLPFISVLLDPTFGGVSASFAFLGDIIIAEPGAIIGFAGPRVIKQTIGADLPEGFQTAEFLLEHGLIDMIVNRKELKKTLSDLSRMLNPSYANQHLFYQ; encoded by the coding sequence ATGGGCTTGGGAAATTTTTTTAAGGGCAAAAAAGAAGATACGAGGCTTGAGAAGAGCGAAACTCCTAATCATTGGCTGAAGTGTCCTAGCTGCAATGCAATGATGTATTTTAAAGAAGTATTTTCACAATCCCATATATGCCCTAAATGTAATTATCATTTTAAAATTTCTGCTGAAGAAAGATTAGAGCTTTTGTGCGATAAAGATACTTTTATCGAGTATGACAAGGATTTAAAACCCATTGATCCGTTAGAATTTGTAGATAAGAAAAGCTACAAAAAGCGTGTGCAAGAAGGAGAGGAAAAGACAGGACGCCCAAGCTCGGTGATTGCAGGAGAGGCTTTTATTGATGGCGTAGAAATGCAAATTGTGCTTTTTGACTTTGCTTTTATGGCTGGAAGTTTAGGCTCTGTAGAGGGTGAAAAGATCGTGCGTGCGATTGATAGAGCGGTTATGAAGCGTCAAAGTCTTGTGATTTTTTCTACAAGCGGTGGAGCGCGAATGCAAGAATCAACTTTTTCTTTAATGCAAATGGCAAAAACTTCTGCTGCGCTCAATAAACTCGCTGATGCAAAATTGCCTTTTATTTCGGTTTTGCTTGACCCGACATTTGGAGGTGTCAGTGCTTCTTTTGCATTTTTAGGAGATATTATTATTGCTGAACCGGGCGCGATCATTGGTTTTGCAGGACCACGCGTCATCAAGCAAACAATCGGCGCAGATTTGCCCGAAGGATTTCAAACAGCTGAATTTTTGCTTGAACATGGGTTGATTGATATGATTGTAAATCGCAAGGAGCTTAAAAAAACCTTGAGTGATCTAAGCAGAATGCTTAATCCCAGCTATGCAAATCAACATTTATTCTATCAGTAA
- a CDS encoding 23S rRNA (pseudouridine(1915)-N(3))-methyltransferase RlmH → MQINIYSISKKDSAYKALEDEFVTKCQQFGAQMQVVDLLPKNVLNAQKISPQKARESYTDAFTKYLLPHAFNLAFHPNAKCLDSLQFAEVIQSHSHIHCFIGGAYGLEDTFLKQCKVLSLSPLTFSHKIAKIIVCEQMYRALSILHQHPYHK, encoded by the coding sequence ATGCAAATCAACATTTATTCTATCAGTAAAAAAGATTCTGCATACAAAGCATTAGAAGATGAATTTGTTACCAAATGTCAGCAGTTTGGAGCGCAAATGCAAGTAGTAGATTTATTGCCCAAAAATGTGCTTAATGCGCAAAAAATTTCGCCCCAAAAAGCACGAGAATCTTACACTGATGCTTTCACAAAATATCTTTTGCCTCATGCTTTTAATCTTGCCTTTCACCCCAATGCCAAATGTCTAGATTCTTTGCAATTTGCGGAGGTTATCCAATCGCACAGCCATATTCATTGTTTTATCGGTGGGGCTTATGGGTTGGAAGATACTTTTTTGAAGCAATGTAAGGTTTTGAGTTTAAGTCCGCTCACTTTTAGCCATAAAATCGCAAAAATCATTGTGTGTGAGCAAATGTATCGGGCACTTAGTATTTTGCATCAGCACCCTTATCATAAGTAA